GGCATTGGCAAAGAGCATGTGCGCGGAGCAGGGCCCTGCCGATGAACTACTATTGAAGGCAATGCACCAAGCAAACCTCATTGGCATGGATACCAAGGCACTTGCAGACATTGTTTCTGAAAGCGATCCGGTGCTCGCAGAAAGTTGGAGGCGCACAATGTGGATGTTGTACGTGAGCGACGCAAACTTTGCCGTTATCCGACAGGACTATaccttgaggctgaaggaCATGAGCTTCGACGTGGAACTACCATGCGAAGATAAGGAGTACAATGAAATGGTGATTCGCCCGGACATATCCCAGTATCAATGTCTTCATTGCTAAACTGAAACTACAAAGCTTATCCTGCCGACAAGAACGACATTTGCAGAGTATCATAACCGCGAGTACGACATGCAAGAAAAATCGTTTTCATCGTTTGCATACTACATCGATGCAAGTGTAATATTTGCTACCACACTCCACGCAtcgctcaagttcaagacgaCATCTAAAGCAGAGACACTGTGTGATGacctcgaggccaagatcgcTGGCTGGTTTGCCATGCTACCGCCAAGTAAACGAGATCTCGATGTTCGGCCTGCCTTTTTGGATCAGCTGATTTTCCAATCACATATGATGATGTACACGTAAGAGAAGAAATCGCATATGTTTTTAGCTAGTTGCGCAATCGAGCTGACCAAAAGAATCATAGATGTCTCGCTTACATACACAGGCCCTTCTCCACCCTTCGATATGACCCTATTGAAGCAATCTCAAGCTGCGGGTCGCCTCCCCCTCCGCTGTTCTTAGGAATCAGCGGTGGAAGCGGACTGAACCGTCAGTCACATCTGCAAAAGCTCTTGCAAGCCATCCGCAAGCAGAACCAGTGCCTTATCATCCTTCCCGTCGGCTCAGCCCAGCTATCCCCTTTCGTCATCTGTATGGTTGCCTGCTGCACCATTGCTCACCTCGTAGCTTGCAAGTCGGCACtaccagaagatgaagccgaaGTAGCCCGATCCCGGATCCGCGTTTGCCTTGGCACGCTCAGGCATTATGAGGGCATATGGCCGAGGGCCAAGAAGATATTACTAGAACTCAAGAGAATCGCCAATTCCATTCTCCAAACTGAGATGGTCACCTTGCAGTTTCAGTCCGCCTATACTGAAGTCTCTGCAGGTCAGCAAGACACCACCATTGGGGATTTATTTGAAGAAGAGTGGCTTGATGCTCTGAGGGATTTGACATGAGGGGAGACAGTGGAGGACGTGTTGTATTAAAGATCGTAAAGTGAAGCTGTAGTGGCATGGACTGAGCTGATGAGTAAACAAATGAAAAATATTAAAGAGCAAAAGCGGTGCTAGAGCTTTCTCGGTGATTTGTTTTTCTATGTATCATCTAGTCTACTATCAATAAAAGTGATAGACCAAGTACGTACTCGGACATCTGTTCGCTCTCTTCCCCGAAAGTGGTCATCCATGGTGAATTGCTTCGGCATACAGGGGGGCTCCACCCAAAACCCGAATTGCCTAAGGGCGGGGCGAAACCCTCTGGTCGTCCCGAATACCCTCACATTAATCGGACTGTATTAAAGAAAGCAGCTGAAAGTTCGGACAAGAATTTTAGTATAAAGCAAAACACGTAGGCTACCTCATATCTTGAGAGGatacaacaccaacacttcACACATTTTagagtcatcatcactacATTGTCAGCATGACAGCACAGTATTTCCGGACCACGGCCCTGGGCACGATTGTCAGGTTAGCAACAAGAAATCGATTCCTCGCATTGAAGAACTACAAATATGAGTATCCCAAGGAAGCAAGCAGCGAATCCTCACACTCCAATCCTCAGATTGAGGATGGTTGCATACTTGTTGGATGGTAAGTGATGAGTATTACTCTGTTAATCTTTCTTTCTGCCTTTCTCACGTCAGAAACCAGGAAATCAGACGATGATCCCGAGAATCCTCACAATTGGTCTACGATGAGGAAGACTGCGGTGGCCGCCCTGATCTGGTAAGTTTATATCTGGTTCAGTGAATCCCCATCACGTGCTGAAACTAAAACTCTTTTCAATAGCTTATACACTTTTACCATCTATTGCGGGTCGTCGATTTACGTTCCAAGCGTCGGGTACGTTGAAGATTTGTTACATATGAGGACGGTACACTAAGTCGGCGTGTAGACAAGTCATGCAAGAGTTCGACGTCACAGAAACAGCCGCGTCGCTAGGTCTCGCCCTCTACGTTCTCGGATGTGtgttcttctcaatcacCGCTATGATATTTTGATATAGGCTGATGATAATCTACAGATGGATTTGGGCCGCTTCTTTTTTCTCCGCTCAGCGAAATCCCCTACATCGGCCGTAACCCGATCTACATTATTACTtttgccatcttcaatcttctcTGTATTGGAGCGGCATTGACAGAGAGCTTTGCCGGATTCCTTGTCATTCGTTTCCTGCAAGGCTTCTTTGGAAGCCCATGCCTCGCCACTGGCGCTGCGAGCCTCACCGACATGGTAACGCCTAATCTTCTCAAGTGCCATCGTACTTTCTAGCGACTAATTACCTGCCGAATAGTTCTCCGTTATCTACATCCCATACAGTCTAGCGGCGTGGTCAGGCGCTATGTATTGTGGCCCGGCACTTGGCCCATTGCTTTCAGGCTTCTCAGTTGTTGTCAAAGGGTGAGCTACTCCTGATTCTGTAAAATTTGGACCTCTTCTAACCAGCAATAGATGGCGATGGTCTATGTGGGAGCTGCTGTGGCTCTCGTGCTTtgtcttcgtcctcctcgttgTCTTCTTACCCGAGACATCTACACCGACGTTGCTGTACCGCAGATCGAAACTGCTGAGCGAAGACGCTGGCTCGGAGAAATACATTGACGCAACGTCCATTGCGTTGAGGGCGGTGAAACCCAGGGATGCCATAAAAGCGGCGCTGATTAAGCCATTTGAGATCTCCCTCAAGGATCCTTCAATCGCGTTTGTGAACATTTACGTAAGCTGCCTTGACAAAGTTACCTGTCTTACATCTAACCCCTCCGTGAAGACTTCCTTTACTTATGGAATATACTACTCCTTCTTCGAGGTTTTCCCACTTGTCTATCCCAAGATCTATGGGATGAACCTAGGAGAAACAAGCGCTGTTTTTGTATGCGTTTTAGTTGCGTGTATTATTGGCATCATATGGTACCTATGTTGGTATCGTTTATGCATCGAAAAGCGATTCAAAGCACTCGGATCATATGATATCCCCGAGACCTTCTTACGTCCTGGGCTGCTTGGTGTCTTTGGTGCGCCAATTGGCATGTTCTTATTTGGCTGGGGCGCAAGAGAGTCAATTCCCTGGGAGGTGCCAACGATGGGTATTGTCATTTACTGCGGCTTCTCATTTGTTGTGGGCTCTGGGATCTTCATCTATCTCCCATTGGGATATCCTCATTACGCGGCTAGTCTTTTCGCCGCCAATGATGCTTTGAGAAGTTCGTTTGCCGCAGCTGCTATCCTGTTTGGTAGGCCTCTCTACCTGAACCTGGGAATCGGGAAAGGCTGTAGTCTATTGGGCGGTTTGTGCATACTTGGTATTGCTGGGTTCTGGTATCTCTTCCGCTATGGAGATCAATTGCGAAAGCGAAGCAAGTTCACAACCCAGCAGTAGATGCAGACGAGAAGGATTACGATGAGGGTCAAATTAAACTATCCGACAAGCAATATTAGTAAGACAAACTGCAATTCTTGATTACGCTGCACTTTTAGAACCTGAGTCAGCCTACGTTTTTTGGCACGCAATGCATACAACCTGTACCGAGTTTATTGTTTACACAGTAACCGTCAACGATACATTAGATATATATTATCTCCCTTTCAGCAAAAGAACAATAGACAGTGAAACCAAGATTACTAATTCATACATTGGCATTAGCCGACAACATCACCTAAAACGAGCATGTGGACGGACTTGCGGAGCGGCACTATGTCGACAAACTATTATACCCTGTCAAAGACTAAAGGCCGTGGTATCGGGGCCAAGTTCTGGGACAAGAAAGGCTTAAGCTACAATTTAATACCTATAATATCTCTAACTTCGGGCTGGAGTATATACCCGAGCCTCCGGGATGTTTTGTCGTTGTCTTCTGTTCAATGGTCCAATGCGGCCGCCTTGGGCGCCTGTGCGGACTTGTGCCTAATGCATATAAACACCTTTATAGGCCATATTGATTAACATTCTGTGTTTTACCAACTCTCTATTCCCGTATGACTCTAAGTTAACCAAGCTATTTAGGTGGATCTAGAGCATGCGATCTCGGACATAGTTGAAAACCTCTAGTAAAGCATTCTGCGCATAGAAACATAAAGGTTTTGCACTCCTCACAACGAAATCTTTGGTCATCCCGTACACTTAAGGTGCAGACATAACACCAGAAGAAACTGGGTTCGCAGGCTACAGTCTCCGCGTCTCGAGCGAGAGGCTCCAAGTTGAGAAATGGACCAGGTAGAGTCCTGAATGAGCCGCTGGCGGTACCGTGGAGAGCTTCCTGTGTTTTCAGTAGTTGTATCAAGTCTGGTTTATTAGAGCGTTGAGCCCACCAGAGCAAGTCTCGGCCGATGCTGACTCCTTGTTGTACATGACATCCTTCGGAGAGGAGGAGTTTTGTGACCTCCAAATGCCCATTCGCCACTGCTGCGAATAAAGGGCTCAGGCCCAGCCAATTTTCGGTGTCTTTATCGACTGAATCAACGGAAAGGAGTAACTCTACCATGCCAAAATATCCGTTTCTTGATGCTATAAACAGAGGCGAGAATCCATACGTAGTCTTCTGATTCACAGAGACACCAGGCacttcgagaagaagcttcaaGAGTTCGACATTGCCCTGAAGCGTGGCGGCATGTAAAGGCCTCTCGCCTTGCAAGTTTGAACATGCGACAGTTCTTCCTGCACCATGGGAGAGTAGTTCCTTGACAACCTCACTGGATCCTCCGACTGTCGCCGCCAATAATGTACCGCTACCACAAGCCTCGATGATGTCAAGAGCATTTTCTGCCCCATAATCCAGTAGTGCCCTCACGACGTCTGCATCCCCGAGGAGTGCTGCAACAAACAAAGCCGTCTCACCCATTTGATTGGAAACTGAAAGGAGTGTCTGAGCCCCAAAGTTGAGCAATTCGCGGACGACAGCCACATTACCCAAAGCAGATGCAAGACATAAAGGCGTGTTCAGTTTCTTGTTCTGCATTTCCAGAAGACGTTGGTGTTCTGGCTCTGAGTATTGAAGTATCAACCTGATATAACTGGCGTGACCAGTTTTAGACGCCACATGTAGTGGTATGTTGCCTTCCTCGTTCTCCATCAGCATCGACTCCTCGACGCctgggcgaagaagaataCTAATGATCTTATCGCGCCCTGTCACAGCGCACGCAAGATGAAGCGCCGTGTCGCCATCGTTGTTCGGAATGGACAGTGTCGTTGCTGCACCGTGCTCTAGAAAGAACTCCACTAGCTCGATATGACCTGAAGATGCTGCAGCTTGAAGGGGCAATTCCCCGCTACAAGATTGAATTAACAAGGAAGAAACGGCTCCAAACTCGAAGAGAACCTTGGCCATGTCGATATCACCGTTCTTAGCTACAAGCATCAGCGGCGAGCCTAAGCTGCACTGATCATCTGTTGCTAAAGTGTCAGGCCCATTCTGAAGAATAAATCTTAATACTTCAGCACGGCCAGCTAATAGACATGCGCGGTGTATAACATTAGCGCCATCCACGTTTCCGATCCTGACATCAGCTCCCTGCTCCAGTAAGTACTGGTAGCATCTCGTATTGCCCCCTTCCGCGGCAGAATGTAAAGGCGTGATGCCATACTTACTACGTGATGACCAGTTGACATTCGACTCCACCAGGATCCTGACAATTTCTTCAAAACCACAGGATGCTGCTGCGTCGAGGCATGTCAATCCATTGATGTCTGTTATGTTCAAGTCGGCACCGTGTCGAATAAGCATATTCACTAATTTTGCTGAGCCGGATAAGCACGCCCAAAAAATCGGTGTGCGTCCAAGAGCACCAATCTCATTGACCTCTGCATCGTCAAACAGATGATCTGCCATTTCTATCCACCCTTTATGCAATACTAGTTCAAAAGGGCGAAGCCGCAACTGAAGGATTGACTTCGAAACCGATACTGAGCCCTGACGTTTAGCAATGTAGTTTCCTAACGCGATATAACAAGGATTGTTCCTTTTCAGAAATGCCTTTGAAAGGTCTATAAGCGATGGATCCATGAAGCCTAAGTTGGCGTGCCGAAAACAGAAAGCCGCCGCATAGAGAAGGAAGCTTGTCGGATAAATCTCAGagtcttcatcctcttcccaAACTTGCGGCAAGCTCAGATATTGAATGCAACTCCGTGCTATGGCTGTATGATGAATCGTTTCGCATTCCATGTTTGTTATGTCCTTGGGTTGCATCCAGAGTGGGGCCGGCAGATGTTCAAGAAGATATTGGCGTACGGAGAAATGTGGTATGTGAAGTTTCCCATATTCTGGCGATGAATTCTTCCGGTCGTGGACTTCCACGAGGGGGCCGCAGAGTCCAAGTATCTCGCCTGCAATATACTCGTCGTCGACATTCTCGGGGTAATCGTTAGGGTCCAGTTCTTCAAACTGATCGATTAGCACAGCTTTAACGACTGCATAGATAGGAAGAGAGTGGAATGTGAATGCAGTCCAACGTAGAAGAGCCA
This region of Fusarium verticillioides 7600 chromosome 3, whole genome shotgun sequence genomic DNA includes:
- a CDS encoding hypothetical protein (At least one base has a quality score < 10); this translates as MGESSLSICIMRTFTLVILLSCRGQLLKRGMPLDTLTFSMSWLLFNILALSTRGNPAIGIQDSLLGQTEQIDGFTVQATLLTALAKSMCAEQGPADELLLKAMHQANLIGMDTKALADIVSESDPVLAESWRRTMWMLYVSDANFAVIRQDYTLRLKDMSFDVELPCEDKEYNEMLILPTRTTFAEYHNREYDMQEKSFSSFAYYIDASVIFATTLHASLKFKTTSKAETLCDDLEAKIAGWFAMLPPSKRDLDVRPAFLDQLIFQSHMMMYTCLAYIHRPFSTLRYDPIEAISSCGSPPPPLFLGISGGSGLNRQSHLQKLLQAIRKQNQCLIILPVGSAQLSPFVICMVACCTIAHLVACKSALPEDEAEVARSRIRVCLGTLRHYEGIWPRAKKILLELKRIANSILQTEMVTLQFQSAYTEVSAGQQDTTIGDLFEEEWLDALRDLT